Within the Phycodurus eques isolate BA_2022a chromosome 15, UOR_Pequ_1.1, whole genome shotgun sequence genome, the region accaaaaCTACAAGCTATGATCTTTCTCCTTCATTATTGGCCAGACGGATCAAGCAGCACGTGACGTCCACAAAGACACCCGCTGACATTTGCTTTGTTCAGTGTgcgagaagaggcgagagttgtggcaggacatcCCGCTCCTGCTCACCGTGCCCTGAGCACCTGACAGTTGCTGGACCAAAAGAACATCCCTGCGCCGGAGCAACTTCCCTACTTACCTGGCTCGGTGTGatttcaaaaatgaattttttttttttttttttttactctttcccGAGCTCAAGGGGAACCGTTTTGAAGACATTGATGACATGAAGATGGCCATAAAGACAGAGCAGCGGAGGATCCCAGAAGAATCCCTCCTGGAGTGGGAAAGTGCGTTAGACTCCAGGGGGATTTGGAGAGGAAAACcaatagtttggatttgaaagaTATCTGTTGTGACACCAGTCTTGGAACTTTTCAGACACACCTCGTTAGTATTTCCCCCCCATACTGTTACTGTAGTCCACTATAAAGTTATGTAATGTCCAGTAATTAGTTTGTCTAAGGGGAGATGTAGTTTGGTAAGGGTttatcatccatctatccattttctatgctgcaTAGGAAATCCTCTTTGGGGTTGAGGGTAAATGGCGCCtgtaccagctgactttgggtgagaggcgtggtataccctggactagttgccagtcaaccgcagggcaaatatagacaaacaaccagtcacactcacttttatggcaaaaaaacaatttagtcttctaCTAAgatgaacatgcatgtttttggaggaagctggagtattCATAGAAAAGACCAATtataaaatgaacacaaataatTCCAAATATTGAACACGATTATTTCctgttttacttttaaatgaCACAACTATAATTATGTATGTCATAAATCATGTTTGATATTTCTTTCCTTAATATACAGTTTTACATTACAGTAGATACAACAGATCTTTTTTAATATGTGCAGCTGTACAGTGAATTTGCGTCCATGAGCCATTTCAGGCCACACAAGACAGGATTAGAGCCAAGAGGAGAAAATAGATCGTCTGACTTGATTGGCTTGTGTTCCGTCTGTCGCGCTGAGGAAACTGTTTACTATGTTTACGTGAACTAAGTGTTCTTTAATCGGGTAAAAGAGCCACGCACGGAAGCGGACAGCCAGAAGACGTTTTTGGAAGGTTATATTGTCATGCTGTTGCATTATGAAATCAGTAATCTCAGGTGACCGAGGTTAATCCGGGAAGTTCATTAGTTCACAGGAGGGAgaagtttgtttgtgtgctgtACAATCTATCTACTAAGTACAAAAATGTGAGGGCCGCTGTAAGAAGCTCATTAAGGAGAGGACAACAAAATATTAGTATTATTGAAAAGTTCCATGTAAATATTATAAACTAAACAATTATCCCTGTTGACATAGAattgcaaaaggaaaaaaacaacaactgtgaaATCAAATACATTATAATGGCTACACGgaacaatataacaaaacaaacGCTACCAATAGTCTTCCTTTTAGGAACCGAACGATGAAACAGCAACAGTTTGAAAAgtgtgaattattatgctacttatattttgttattgttttcccCCATCTGAAGAGTTAGAACTTCGCTTGCCATGACATCTgctagccagaagctgagctgcactttgtttgtttatggaCGAGGCGAGTGCCTCGAGCACAAGGCACTCCTTGTCCCTCACCTACTTACTGTACTATGTTCTGCATGGGGAGCCTAATAATTGGCCCACCATATTACATAAATTACCCTGCATGTGATTATCATTTTTATGGCAGATAAATAGTTTTGAACAGAAGTTAAGGAAAATTTGTGGCAAACTTTcgcgagccacaaaaaaaaaaaagatacagatCTGGCAAACGGATCTTGAGTTTGACCAGCTGTTTGTCCATAAGGCTCTTATCCCAAACTGTCTTTGGAAATTTGCATTTGTGAGCTCAAAAACGGATTCATCTCAAGATGCAGTTGCAGTGTAGTAAATGTACGCTTGGCTGCAGACATCTTAACAAAGTCCTTATTTTGAGCAACACAATCAACAGCAACAGCGCTGACATTTCCACATTTCAGAAAGTTCCATTTTGAGATCTGGTTTTGAATGTTTGCATTTGCAGGCTCCAAAACGACGTTGTTGTGTAAACTGTGGCGCAAAACAAAAGGTTTCTTTCGATGTTTTAAGTGTTGCCTTATGTGTTTTGGGCCCCTGAATCGGCACTGAACACTGCAACATGAGCGCAATAGCAAAATGGGCTTGGACTGaaagcctttctgtgtggagtttgtgtgggGTCTCTCCCGATTACTCCTGCCTTGCTTCCATGGTTAAAAAACACACGTGTGGTTGCAGCTATAGTCAGTTAcataaaagttgtttttatggTAAATCTTTGCCAGGTTTGAACACAAAAGCCAGCTTAAGGTGAGCATTTATAGCCAACGAGATTACCTCTAGATTTAAGCACCTTATTTAGTTCCCGGCAATGAAAATCAGTCGTAAGCTCGTCTTCGTTTGGCTGTATATAAAGCAAGCAGCGGCAGACACCAGACCCAATCTGATGTTTGgccatatacacaaacaacttGATCATACTTTGAACTAAAAGGTAAGacaaagacaattttttttaatttattttttttacatataaagCGTTACCAGCAAAGATACCAGTTAGTCTGATTGTGAAGAAAAAGCGAATAATTCTCAAACTATTTATGATTTAACCTACAATGTTTCTGGGGGTCAAACAGAGTGCAAGAAAGAAGACCTTAACCCTTAAAAATAGGTTGATATTCAGGGATTGTTTGACCCAAACAAACACTTCTCTTCCCAAACTGGAATTGTTGTAACCTTGCGTATTTTCTCCCAGAATGGCATCCACCAAGCTGGCCCTCCTGCTGGTCGTGCTGTCCTGCATCGAGAGCTGTCTGTCCACCTCGTGCGTGGTCGACAGCTTCACCGTCAAACAGGACTTCGACCCAAAGAGGGTGAGTACATCTTAAAGTCGTcactgacattaaaaaaacaaaatacaaaatcagaAGCAAGTCTGACATCTTTGACTGATTGATCTGCGTTCAGTACTCCGGGAAGTGGTACGCTCTGCAGAAGAAAGACCCCGAGGGCTTGTTCCTGCAGGACAACATCTCCGCGGAGTACACCATTGACGATGACGGCAGCATGACGGCTTCCTCCAAAGGACGCGTCACACTTTTCGGGTTAGTCAGACACCCAAGTTCTCAGAATTATCTTACGTAAAGCAAAACTAGAAGGTCCTTTGTCCTTCTTTAGAACATTGGAACATCAGTTTAGTCAAAAGCTGTTGGAgcaaaattttaattatttgaagATTACAGTTATCAGGACCGGGACCTGCCGCGAAGTTGAGTTATCCATgacctacccccccccccccaaattttttttttataaaattccCCACATTAATAATTCATTCTGTAAACATGCCACAAATTTTGATCCCGAAATCATTTAATAGCATTTTGAACTTACAATATTACCTTAAAAAGAATGGTCGATAGATGATTTGGATTTGAAACACTCACCAGAAGTGTGGGTGTACGTGCACATGCGCCGaagactctctgtaacttcCTCTAACAACACAATCTAAATTTAGCTCCTTGTCGAAATACTAAACTTGTCTCCTAGTTGGCGTGTCCCTTCAACATACTTACTCCAAACTTTCCCGTGTGTGTGAATTCGTGACGAGTGACCACTAATATGCGGGGGATTACTGTGCTGACAGGAGCAGGTCTTTCTCAGAATTATTTCCCAGATTGTAAAGCATTAAGAAAGCGTTGAGAAGTTGCTTTCAACATAGGAATTTGCCATGTTTTCACATTGTAGCTTCTGGGTCGTATGCGCCGACATGGCCGCCCAGTACACCGTCCCTGACCCCGCCACCCCCGGCAAGATGTTCATGAACTACCAGGGACTGGCCAGTTACCTGTCGAGCGGAGGTGAGTGTCAATGAATATCCCTTTTTACTTTCCCTCGCTCTTTCCTAATAGTTTGAACATCCTAACTCGCTTTAGGCGACAACTACTGGGTAATCGACACTGACTACGACAACTACGCCATCACCTACGCCTGCCGCACCGTCAAGGAAGACGGCAGCTGTGACGACGGCTATGCCCTGGTCTTCTCCAGGAACCCCCGTGGCCTGCCCCCCGCCATCCAGCGCATCGTGCGCCAGAAGCAGGAGGACATCTGCATGGTCGGACAGTTCCAGCCCGTGCTGCAGTCCGGAGCTTGCTAAGGAAGAGGGGAAATGAGAGTGGGGAAGCGAGTGGTGACACCTGGTTGCAGTTTTTGTGGCTTGAAAGCGAGAGTGATGTGGATTCTGTGGAACTGAGTGTTTGCCTGGACTGATGTAATAAAAGCATAGAAGAGTGACCACCTTACATACCCCCATACCTGGAGTCCAAGTTTATGAAGTTGCTCTCTTCTGTGGTCTTTGAATGAatgtaacataaaataaaatgtttttttttttctaaaaccaCATCtctgtctttgttttgtgaATGCATGAAAACCTGCACCGTGAGGCTTGAAAACATACCGAGCTGCTGATCCCTCCTGATACACCGTAAGAACCCGCAGACAAACCCCACGAGTGAAACACAGAGTGAGGGGCTTACTAGTGGTCTGATGTTTACACACTTTAGCCCTGTTATGCCAATTCTACTGTTGGCCAGAGGGCAAGGATCATGGTGGTGCTTTTGAATACAgcagtgagggggggggggggggggggggacattcaGTGCGGACTTACCTGACTTAATCAACctcttaatataaaaaaaaaaaagtttttttaaaatggtcaaCTATAAAGAATGagacttcaaaatcatgaaaaattaaGCCCTAGCTTGTCGGCTGTATGCGCTGAAACCCCGCCCCGCTTAATCAAACCCATGCCTACAACCTGAAAGAATGCATAGCAAGGATTTCCAATAAATGGCCAAATGGCTTGCCATAACACTCGTTTCTCCAACCATACCACATATTTTATTATCTGATGGATGCCGTGCCGCTGTGTCAAAGCGGGCACAGCTACGCGAAAAGTGCTTTGGCTGGATTAAGCCTAAATCACGCATGCCCGGATCTTATGTTATGGCTCCGATGCTGCAGTTTTACGGGATCTCTGTTTGAAAGAACTTAATGCGATTGATACAGGGTCGTAGGGGCTGTATGCAAAAAGGGGCTATTGTGAGCGATTGCTTGGCGAGACATTGTGTAATAGGCATCATGCCAGAGTTGTAATACTTTAACTGAGCACTGACGGGATCGACTAGGAATTTGCAGTAACTCAACACGAGGAGCACTTTCATTCTGAgtccaaaacaatacaaatgaatattATAATAGCAATTGGCTTGTATTCTGGAATTGTTTTTCTCatgattatatatattttttcaacattGTGGGAATTCTGGGTGGGGATGTGATCTGCTTCATGCTTAAAATGCAGTGGAGGAGTAGTTTTGAAACATCACCAGACCACTTAATCCATGTAATCTATGATGTCACGCCCTCTTAAGTGTGCAAGAAAACCAAAcgatgagaaaaaaacaagtacagtaaTGTCACCATGACTGACGCTACTTTGCTCATGGCccttttttaaatgcttattattattattattatttcacgtCAAATTGTAACTTTATTTGCCTTTATGTATTCAAATGTAATTGTGtgtataaattaaaataattgctgTCTGAAATTAACTCGCTGTTATAGTTACTTTGTGCCACTTTTCTTCAAATGTAGTATTCTTCCTTATTTCACTTTCTTTACTTCAGTTAACTCTTGTTGTAGCAAGCCATTAAGATGACCATGATGCCTATTTtcagccattttttatttggacCAATTTGAGTTTCTTTTTGAGCTGGtatgaccacacacacaaaacaaaaaaaactgagccaTAATCTCAAACCATGTTCCAACCAGATCTGATCGAGTTTGCATTTACACTTGGCAATAATTTGAATTCAACATGGAAAACTCTTACATCGTACTTGAAATAATGATGCTATGCACTAGCCACATCATCAAGAGCAAGTGAACATTTATTGAGCAAAATACAAAGACAGGATGATTAAACATTATCCTTGCACTTGTCCTAGGTGCATTACGGTAAACGTTGATACCCTAAGAAATAAATATCTCCTCGAGGTACAGTATTCTTTTGTAAAACGCTTCATCAGCTGCCCTTTTCACCAACAAATCTAATAATATAAGCATAGTACAGCATGCACAGCTATGGTAGATTACATTTCAAAAGGCAGAATGTTCAGAGCCAAATAATGCCACCAGTAATGAATCATATTTCTCACatactttttttgcttttgttattAATGGCTCCCACATGCTACCTCCTATTTCTTGGTCTCCTCGATTTGCTCCACCTCGCTGGATTCGTCCACCACCTTGCCGTTGACCATAGTCTGCGTCACCACCTTCACGATCTTCCTGGTGCGAACGTCAGGCTCTTCTGCACACGCAATCATAAGACAATGGCACACAAGTGTGTTGTGTGGCATGTATGTTGAAATAAGTTGAAATAACACTAATTTATATGCGTTGAAGACTTAGTCTTTCTCGACAAGACGGTCTCATCCTGACATTAGAAACGGGCAGAGGTTTGAACTTTTACATACTAATGTTAAAGAAAATTTTCTACTGTTTCAACTCTAGTTAAACTCTACCTCCCTAAAAAGAGTCTCCGCACATTGTTTAATTCTTTCAAAATTGGCTACATAAGTGTATTAGACGCATTCTGATTGAAATTATATTCCATGTTATGAGATTTAAGttgtacattttgaaatgttaggAGAATAAAGTCCTAATGTTACAAGGATAAATTCTCATGACATGAATctatcgcaactggactgttctgttttgtCTGAGAAACTAACTTTCTTAGACAAAGAGAACAGGCCCGTTGTGATCGCTTcaataatgaatgaaatattcACAGGGATGTTACAAGGACAAAGttttctgtggaaaaaaaactatgaatattaccagaataaagtcataatgttataagaatatttatttttttatatatcaagGAAATGTACAAATGAGGTGAATAAGGTCATAATGTTAAAagcccattttttttcaagaaaaagtagtGAAACCAGTCATAAtggtacaagaataaagttgtacttttttcaAGAAAGCGTTAAATAATGATGAGAATGAAGTTGTGATTttataagaatatttttttaatgttgataTTTGAGAGTGAAGTCGTAATATCAAGGGAATGAGTTGGTGTTTTTCGAGACAAAATTGAGCtattatgagaataatgtcCCACTGTTACAAGattaaagtcatgttttttcaacaaaaagttTCAATAATATGAAAATTAAGTTGCAATGTAacgagaattgttttttttagttaaaataTTTCGCATgaataaagtcgtaatcttacaacaataaaattttattttaacaaaacattataAGAATTCCAAATCAAATGTAAGCACATTGTcatcaaaactttattttgagtttctttttttatttttattttttattttattttttttaaatcagaaaactACAacttatttcttaaaaaaaatattattctaaCTTTTGATTTGACTATAATAATGATgaccttttcatttttatttcacttaatttATTGTCACGTTTATTGTGTGTAATGGTCGTTCATAATACAGTATAGTACAATCTTTGttgcacattacaaaaaaatgttggcacTTTGTTTTATAGGTGAATGATCAAAAGTACTCACTTTTTGGTGAAGGTGGAACTTCCTTCATGCtgcaacataaacaaaaacaaatactcacTTAAGCGGTAGCTAGACAAGCTAACTGTGCTAAAAGTTGTAATCGTCTACATTTTGACCTCCAGCAAAAACTCCTCGACTACATGTTACGAACAGTAAACAGATGATGTCACCTCATGAATATAAACACtttaatttaaataacattATCAACAAATACCATGGAATAATAACTGCCTTATTGTTGAGGGCTGATGTTAGCTAACATCAAAGCACACGCTAACCAAAATGTGAGCTTTTTAGCCACTTATACTACGAGCTTTTTATATAGAAAAATCACATAACCTGCCTATTAGTAGTTGGTACGTGTGCTGCAAAATTGTAAAGTTTCATTGATTTATACAATTATCacgagggtttactgtattttaaagtaGCAGTAATCTTACTTGAATACCATTTTTGGCTACTCAACCCACCGCTAGTTGTAACCCTCCCTGATAGCCCTATCAACATTGTAATGAGTGAAGAAATGCAATTTTTGCCTGCTTTTTACCTTTCCTCCCCCTCCAGCAGGCGCCTGTAGGTGGCGATCTCCATCTCCAGGTTCTGTTTGATGCGCAGCAGCTGCTCGTAGTCGGTCTTGGTGCGCTGCATGTCCAGCCGGAGCTGCGAGAGGTCTTCTTCCAGCTGATTCAGGGTGACCTGCAGACGCTCCATCTCGGCGGAGTACTTTTGACCCGCCTCACCCAAGTTACCCTCCAGGGCTGCCACCTGAGGGTAGAAAGCATCAAAGTAACGCAGTCAGGATGGGAATGGTTAAACCCCTGTTCTTTTGTGTGTTCCTGTTGTGGGGTGTGTAGGCGGGATGGCGACACCACCATTTGAGAAGCATaaaaccaaatttaaaaaaaacatgactaagCTGACTACTGTTATTTACTTATCCGACTGCAAAAGTTTCTCTCCGTCTGCCAGTCTACCTCAAACCTCAAGAATGTCATCCTGATCCTCCGACGACTTCACGGGCCATTACCAACAATCGCTGTGAACAGACAAGACCTTGCACTCCAAAGCAAACACTGCCTGGCGAGACACATTCAGCCAACTCATCATTGGGAGTCAACCCTGACTCAACAGTGTGTTGCTGTCGCTGCTGAAATGTGTTTACTGTCAACATCAGATCGGCCAAACAAACGGAGGATTTCTCAAGGTCCCGCTGTGCGACAGTAAAATGAAGGTAGAGAGCAAAACTGGGTCCTGTTGCAATACAAATGCCTTCAACCACCTGCTACCTACTAGCAACAACCAACAACAATGCCTGAATATTAATACAGACTACCTTCTTCCTTATTCCTTCTAGGACCTACAGTATTACCAGATACCATTTACTACTTACCAGCAACTGACTATTTACTACTCCAGACTACCTGCTACTAGATAGTACCCACTTTTTAGTACCCATGGGGGATGTAGGTATTTCAACATCCACATTTCCCCAGTGAAAGGGTTCAACATAAACACCTTTCCCATTCTCAGCAAATCAGAAAACCCTCTATCCAAACCTACATACAATGAATgtctttttatgaaaaaaaatccaacctAATTAATTCACTGTGTTTGTGAGCGTATGgtatgctttttgttttatgtatcacTTTGCAGTGCAGCCAATCACCTGCTTGTGCAAACTCTCCAGCTCCACCTCGAGCGTTTGAAGGAAGCGCTGCCTCTCGACCAGCTCGCTCTGCGCACCTCTCAGGGCCTCATTGCTCTCCTTCACATCATTCTGCACCGTCTCCAGCTGCAACAGGAGAcggaaaatattgtacaaatatttacagtacagtactatgAAACAACATGCCATGGACATCAGCTGGATGCTTGTGTACCTTCTTGTGGTACCAGTGCTCGGCATGTTCCTTGTTTTTCTTGACAATACCCTCGTACTGGATCCGCAGCTCAGACAGGATGGCTCCCAGCTCCGGTCCCTGGGCCGAGTCCACCTCCACGTTCACCTCATCTCGGGCTATTCGAGACTTCATCTGCTGGAGTTCCTACAGGAGAAGAGATGTTGCTTTATGAATTAATATCATAAAAGTCTCTTGTACACCATTGAAATATATTTCACGCTGCTATCCGTGTTGCACATGTGGAAGAGGTGCCCATTTCatgaaaaatttaaattttGCACATGAATAGTTGATGAAGTAAAGCTCAGCTTACAGTTGACCCTTTGAACAAAGTAGTGGGACGATGCCTCCATCTCGAATTAGTTGAATAAAAAGATATAGTAGCTCTCCATCTTTGGGTTTGTCATTTAGTTGCAGGAAAACACTGTGCGATCTAGTTCTTATGCTCCTTATAGCTTTATGTTGAAACTATCATTCCATGTAGATAAGGGCAGTTTTGTCCTCGTAGTACGTTTCCTGGCTATAGTATACGTCACATGAGTTGAGTGGACAGAAGCGGCTGGTGTAGTGTAATAAGATCTACCAGCTCTTTGTGTCTGCCGTAACCAAAGGACCCCCAAAGACCACTTTCAGCCACCAAATTGGGTCAGTCAAATGTATACTCCCCTCTTGCTGTTTAAGTGGGAGTGAAAAATGACCCAAAATTcaactttaaattaaaaactaagATGatgttgacttaaaaaaaaaaaaaaaaaaaaacagactccaTTTTAGGCAGTACtagtattaaaataatcataacaatatattgaaatgtatttcaatgCAATTGAATGACTACAATTGCTACATGTACTAATCTGAATATTAAGCGAATGAGTCcagtgtattcattttgtttttcttaaactaAACTATTTGTAAGAGataatgtttgatttttgtaacttgacttgactttctaatttaaaaaacaaaacgtttttatCTCTTTAAAATGTAACACTTTTATAGGGCTCTCTTTAAAATACTTGAAAATTCAACAGTAGCCAGGTTTACATAAAttcttaatatttgtattacattatttatatacattacatattttatgtattatataAAGATAATATATCATACAATACAATTCATCGATACAAAAGAATGTTTCATGATCCTTTCTGTCTAAGAGGGAAGAACGTGCAgtccattttgaaaaatatacttgctgtcaaataaaaagcatgtaCCCTATGTCAAAATTTGGTTAATTTATAACtttgaagtaaaaaaacaaacaaataataataagattattattattttaaatttaagatAATCTCATATTTGGGGGGggtaaaattaaaataacaacattgacAATGTGGACAtacatgttttcttttgtatgGTGATAATATGGTTCCAATATAGGGCTAAGACTGTTTTTGCATAAGGATGACTGAAGAGGAAATTAAAAAGATGAGGTGCCCAGACTACCTCCTCGTGGTTCTTCCTAAGGAAGTAAAGTTCCTCTTTTAGGCTGTCCAGGTCGCCCCTGAGGGAGGCAATAATCTGCTCGTGGTCACTCTTGGCCTTCTTCAGCGCCACACAGTCTCGCTCCACCGACTGACACATCACCAGCTCAGTCTGCCATCTAGTTTGACAGAAGATGGCATAAGTTTCTGTTTTAATCGCTTGTTCTTGGTTGTTAGTCAGCTGTATTAGTCCAAAACTTTCTAGCCAACTGTGGAGGAGCGGCAGATGTGTCGAGGAAGTACATTTCGGAGTTACCATTAACTACTCACTTGATCCTGAAGTCATCGGCAGCCAGTCTGGCGTTATCAATTTCCAACATGAGACGAGCGTTTTCCAAGGTCTTCTTCCTCACCTAATAAACATTAACAGGAGGTGAATGTGTCAAGAGGGGCGATCGGAGACTAACACACACAGTCAGTTGCATGGCAGCTTCATCCTTccatctgtcccagctgactttggtccccagccaatcacagggcacatatagacaaaccaccattcacactcacatatgGTCACACGTATGGACAATggagagcacaggtgtcaactCAAGGCCtgagggccagatccggc harbors:
- the si:ch211-243g18.2 gene encoding keratin, type I cytoskeletal 18 — translated: MASSMSLRGYSVSRQPSFSSRSLMDTGRSRASVSFSAGGALTRSPSISHDLNAPAGLQLNGVHGNSANEKEAMQSLNNRLAKYLDKVHSLERSNGDLEMKIKQVMIERIPKGHDMDSMMAQAHAIEQEVRKKTLENARLMLEIDNARLAADDFRIKWQTELVMCQSVERDCVALKKAKSDHEQIIASLRGDLDSLKEELYFLRKNHEEELQQMKSRIARDEVNVEVDSAQGPELGAILSELRIQYEGIVKKNKEHAEHWYHKKLETVQNDVKESNEALRGAQSELVERQRFLQTLEVELESLHKQVAALEGNLGEAGQKYSAEMERLQVTLNQLEEDLSQLRLDMQRTKTDYEQLLRIKQNLEMEIATYRRLLEGEESMKEVPPSPKKEPDVRTRKIVKVVTQTMVNGKVVDESSEVEQIEETKK
- the rbp4l gene encoding retinol binding protein 4, like; this encodes MASTKLALLLVVLSCIESCLSTSCVVDSFTVKQDFDPKRYSGKWYALQKKDPEGLFLQDNISAEYTIDDDGSMTASSKGRVTLFGFWVVCADMAAQYTVPDPATPGKMFMNYQGLASYLSSGGDNYWVIDTDYDNYAITYACRTVKEDGSCDDGYALVFSRNPRGLPPAIQRIVRQKQEDICMVGQFQPVLQSGAC